The Terriglobus sp. TAA 43 sequence CATGGTGAACGACGTCACCCGCGAGATGACCGACCCTGAGACCGGCAAGAGCGTATGGGACCGCCAGAAAGCCGCAACGCAGACGGGCCGCGGTCGTCGCTCGGGTGGTGACGGCGCTGGCCGCAAGACCATCCCGTTCGGTCCCGCAGGTTCCGGTTCGGACTATGCAGGGTTCATCGATCATCTCGGTGTAGCCTCCATCAACATCGGCTACGGTGGTGAAGACCGCGGTGGCACCTACCACTCCGCCTACGACACACCGTGGCATTGGGACCAGTTCGCCGACAAGGATCAGGTCTACGGCAAGCTGTTCGCCCAGACTGCTGGAACCATCGTCCTGCGCATCGCCAATGCGGATGTCATGCCATACAACTTCACGGAGCTGGCGCTCACGGTGAAGGACTATGCAGACAACCTCAAGGCCGAGGTGAAGACGATGCAGGCAGAGTCCACGCAGCGTGACCGCGCCCTGAAGTCCGGCGCATTCACCCTGGCGAACGACCCAAAGAACTCCCTCGCACCGCCACCAGCACTGCCCATGCCTCCCACGTACGACTGGACTACGCTGGACGCAGCCATCACCAAGCTGTCCACTGCATCCACGCGCTACGAGGGACTTACGGCGAAGGCTGTGACGCTGTCGCCAGCCCAACGCAAGACCCTGAACGATGGCCTGGCAGTGAGTGAGCGCAAGCTACTCTCCGACGCAGGTCTGCCGGGCCGCCCATGGGTGAAGCACCTCATCTACGCCCCCGGCACCTACACCGGCTACGGCGCCAGCACCCTGCCCGGGGTACGTGAGGCCATAGAAGCAGGCCGCTTCGACGAAGCGAAACAGCAGTTGGATGTTCTGGTAAAGAGTCTGAACGATGAAGCAGATTTCATCGATTCACTCTCTACCCAGATCGGTCAGTAGGGAATCGAGCAGCATCTAAGCGGAGAGCGTATCGTTATCACGTAGCGGCAAGGCGTGATGAGGGAACGCTCTCCGCTTTACCATGGAGCGAAGACTCAAAGGGAGATTCAGAGTATGCAGAAGTCGTGGATGGCAACAGTGGTTTTGGGTGCATGTAGCCTGACTGCATTCGCAGTGGCGCAGAAGCCCGTGAAGGTTGAGTTGAAGGATCCCGCTGCCAAAGATGTAGGAACGGTGGAGTTTGCCAAGAAGGGTAAGACTGTCGACATGAAGGTGTCGTTGCACGATCTTCCCGCAGGCGAACATGGCATCCACGTTCATGCTGGTGACGCCTGCACAGCGCCGGACTTCGCCAGCGCCAAGGGCCATCTGAACCCGGACAACAAGCACCACGGCTACCAGAACCCTGAAGGCCATCATGCCGGCGACTTCGCCTCCAGCGTGAAGGTGGGTGCTGATGGCAAGGGCAAGGCAACGCTGAGCAACCCTGACATCTCTCTGGACACTGCATCCATGTCGTCCATCTACGGCAAGACCGTAGTGGTACACGAACTGGTGGACGACCAGAAGACCGACCCGGCAGGTGCATCGGGCAAGCGCATCGCCTGCGGCGTAATCCCCGCTGCTGCCATGTAAGCAATAACACCCTACATTGGAACCACCAACTGCGGACTTCGGTCCGCAGTTGACGTTTATGCCAGTCGCAGACGCGGTAGCTTCATATCCGCTACAGCGGCAGATGCCGCATGCCAACCGCACATGCCATGCACCCCGCCACCCGGAGCCGTAGACGACGAGCACAGGTACACCCCCCGTAATGGCGTGCGATGCCGCGTCCGCAACACAATCTGCTTCAGTGTCATGGCGCCGCCAGAGATGTCACCACCTAACAGGT is a genomic window containing:
- a CDS encoding superoxide dismutase family protein; the encoded protein is MQKSWMATVVLGACSLTAFAVAQKPVKVELKDPAAKDVGTVEFAKKGKTVDMKVSLHDLPAGEHGIHVHAGDACTAPDFASAKGHLNPDNKHHGYQNPEGHHAGDFASSVKVGADGKGKATLSNPDISLDTASMSSIYGKTVVVHELVDDQKTDPAGASGKRIACGVIPAAAM